The Poecilia reticulata strain Guanapo linkage group LG4, Guppy_female_1.0+MT, whole genome shotgun sequence genomic interval CCAAAGGTTCTTTGTACCTTGTTGGCTAACCAGAAGATGCTGCAAGTACCTCACCAAGTTTGGcatatgaacaaaaatatcaTCATCTGCTGTCATGAGAAAGCGTGCCTGCGAGCAGTACATGTAGCTCCAGTGGAATTGCATGATCAGTTTGATGGTCAGGTTGTGAAATGTGTCAATAAAGTCCTGCTGGATCAGGTCTTCATAGGTCTTGTCTTCCTGCTGCAGGGCTTGTTGGAGGCGGAACCTCTGAGCAACACCTGAATAAATGCCCATAACAAACAGAAGCCTCACACTCACCCCCAGCTCTGACCAGACATAGCTCTCATTACCCCATGTCTCCCTGATGGCCTGGCGCTGCTCAAAGTTCTCTGGGGAGGatttcacaaacaaaagcaaaagaacatCATCCCAGTCTTTGCCATTTTCAGCTCTACATTTGTTGGGATGGTTGATCAGGTATGGATAGGTCACTGAGCGACTCTCCACGCTGCCAGAGCTAGAAATGATATTGAGGAAGTCGTACCTGTTGATCAGGTAACGGTATGAATAAGATCTCATGTGGCTCACAACATGAAGATCCAGCTCCTCCCAGCAGACTGTCAGCACACAAAGCACCATGACTGTGGTCAGCAGGTGCACACATTGCCTCTTGTGGATGCGCCGAAAATTTATGAACATTATGACTACATATATTTGAACATCAGCACCACATTCTTCaatgtttgagttttcttcttttctttttaccttttctatttctgttcCTCCAACTACCAAGCGCCGTCATGTCCAGTAAACCTTTTTCAGGTTCTTAAGCAAAGTgctttgttcatattttctgGATTGCATGCAGAAACAGTAGTGGACCATCATAGTAAAACCAGATCTTAGAGTTCAACTTCCCTCCTTCAGCAAACAAAAGGCAGCATGCTGCCTGTTCCTTTTCTCTGTAAAGGCCTGCGCTGGTTTCATTTCTCTGCTCCACTTTCTTGTTCTTCAACCACTCGGGTTATTGAAACACCTGGAACCGGAGCGACCATAAAGCACCTGGGAAAATACAGAAGTAGTTAGATTTTGAACCATACTCTTTAGCAGGAACACTCACttaaatttgctttaaataagaaacaatgaaATCTGATGGATATTGAACAAGTAAGCATCTATAAACCATCCATACAGACACATCATTAAACAAAAAGAGGCAATGTgcttatttaaagatttttattttttataagccAGCAGTCAGTAATTATCAAGCTGATTAGATTTTctgaaaaaggttttattacTGCTTGCATATTTTCCCTACTGAATCAATGTAGTCAGCTActgtcaaagtttaaaaactttacatgtttgttctgattaagaaaatgcaacagaagaagaaaagctcaACTCTAgactaaaaaattatttgctgacaaagaatgtttgtttcaaaatgtcttttcaacattttactgtaattatCATGTTGGGTCGCTATCTGTTAAAAGACCTAGGTGATTGTTTTGATTAAGGAGACATGGGATAATGCTGCTGGTACCCATGTTTACCAGGGTACCAATAAATGAAGTATTCTGGTTTGTATTGGGAACCAGATTACATAAaatttttggtaacactttatatgaaggggtgtgcataagactgatgtcataaacatgacataacacatgtcatgaacataaagaagtctttatgaatgttcatgacagttgtcatgaagtgtcattcggtaaattacacttttaatgcaaagttgctccaagagttgcattgaaagtccattaaaaatgccaactttgcattaaattatcataatttacaaattcatgcaaagttggcattttaatggacttttaatgcaacttttagagcaactttgaattaaaagtgtcattattaaccaaatgacacttcatgacaacagtcataaacattcataaagacttacgtttatgacaggtgttatgtcatgtttataacagtgtcatgtcagtcttatgcacaccccttcaaataaagtgttaccaaatttttctttctgtgcaaTTGGTTTTTTGTAATGgtgcatatttttcttacacacAATGCTATAGCTTATATAATGTATTTCAGGGTAAGACATGATGAAGGAAccgaaacattttctttttctcacatgCCAGTTAGATAGATTTGTGGGAAAATGTACTCAAAGTACATTAGTATTAATTAGAAGTCGcaccaaaaacacaacatattttgttgtatttttaaataaaaaatgagcaaaagtaAATAACAGACAAAAGAAGACGTGcacaaaatatgaatgtttaaATCTCACTTTTTTACAATATGAAATTTTTGAAACCAATACATAGAACAGGTAACTctcaaatattaatttcaaacTCCCAAATCAgaaatttacaagaaaacaaagacaaacttaaACTAACTaa includes:
- the b3gnt5a gene encoding lactosylceramide 1,3-N-acetyl-beta-D-glucosaminyltransferase A, which codes for MFINFRRIHKRQCVHLLTTVMVLCVLTVCWEELDLHVVSHMRSYSYRYLINRYDFLNIISSSGSVESRSVTYPYLINHPNKCRAENGKDWDDVLLLLFVKSSPENFEQRQAIRETWGNESYVWSELGVSVRLLFVMGIYSGVAQRFRLQQALQQEDKTYEDLIQQDFIDTFHNLTIKLIMQFHWSYMYCSQARFLMTADDDIFVHMPNLVRYLQHLLVSQQGTKNLWVGHVHKGAPPVRWKGSKYFVPYDLYPWPSYPDYTAGAGYVVSGNVAAKIYHATLMLNSSLYIDDVFMGMCAKAMGVSPMQHVYFSGEGKAPYHPCIYDHMITSHGHSTDVRSLWRTAIYFPASKSSRGFLGNLYCTAIRVMLLCRPYYQNTYSCTAAFT